A single genomic interval of Macadamia integrifolia cultivar HAES 741 unplaced genomic scaffold, SCU_Mint_v3 scaffold1467, whole genome shotgun sequence harbors:
- the LOC122063823 gene encoding CASP-like protein 3A1 has translation MVNGRKNPSEVGIQMPEAKFAAESTTMSGPLVSGSDNRARRKTDMAHIILRFFCLLSSIISLCFMASAKQSGNVSIYGFSFPVYSKWSFADSFEYLLGISAAVAAHSLLQLLLSLSKLYKKLPVIPSRNHAWLIFAGDQVFAYAMMSAASAASGVTNLNRTGIRHTPLPDFCKPLRRFCDHVAVSVGFAFLSCFVLAISTVLDVIWLSKY, from the exons ATGGTGAACGGCCGGAAAAACCCATCGGAGGTTGGGATTCAGATGCCGGAAGCTAAGTTTGCAGCGGAGAGTACAACCATGAGTGGGCCTTTGGTTTCCGGGTCTGATAACAGAGCTCGTCGCAAGACTGACATGGCTCACATCATCCTGCGCTTCTTTTGTCTTCTCTCTTCTATAATCTCTCTGTGTTTCATGGCTTCGGCTAAACAATCCGGCAATGTCTCCATCTATGGCTTCAGCTTCCCTGTCTACTCCAAGTGGTCCTTCGCCGACTCCTTTGA ATATCTGCTCGGAATATCTGCAGCTGTTGCCGCCCATTCACTGCTGCAACTCCTTCTCAGTTTGTCGAAGCTGTACAAGAAGTTGCCGGTAATTCCTTCACGGAATCACGCTTGGCTTATTTTTGCGGGCGATCAG GTCTTTGCATATGCAATGATGAGTGCAGCATCAGCTGCATCTGGAGTGACCAATCTGAACCGAACTGGAATCAGGCATACACCGCTCCCCGACTTCTGTAAGCCACTACGTCGCTTCTGTGACCACGTTGCTGTGTCTGTAGGCTTTGCTTTCTTGAGCTGCTTCGTGCTTGCAATCTCTACCGTTCTTGATGTGATCTGGCTCTCCAAGTACTAA